The Kribbella jejuensis region CGCACCGATCCCGGCGGCGACCTACAAGCAGCCGGCCGACGTGCAGACGATCGTCGTACCGAACGTGTTGCTGGTCCGCAAGGACATGAAGGACGAGCTGGCCGAGCAGCTCACGAAGACCCTCTACGACAACAAGGACGCCCTGGTCGCGGTGAACGCGGCCGCGAAGGGCATCACGCTCGACAACGCCGACAAAACCGACCCGGTGCCGCTGCACCCGGGCGCGAAGAAGGCGATCGACGGCTTGCGGTGACAACTTGCTGGGTACCGGTGCTTGTTGCGCCCGTCCCCGCATTCTGGACCGTCCTCCCCCGCACACCAGGCGCAGCGGGGGAGGACGCAGGCCGGCTCCCACGACCAGGCGCAGTGGGAGCCGGCCTGATCGTGGGAACCGGGTCTACTCGTCCTCGGTGGGTATCGCGGTGCCGTACAGGTAGTGCGACAGCGCGGAGTCACGCTTCGGGTGGGCGTGGTACTTGATCGGCACGACACGTCCCTCCGCGCTGTCCCAGGCGTTGTCGGCCATCCGCCACATCCGGTGCGCGAGCCGCCCGGCCATCCCGGTGTGCGGTGACACCGGGTGTGCTCTGGTCGGCGCGATCTCCTCGGCCTCGAGCAGGTCCTCGGTCAGCGTATTCACGTGGGTGTCGTCGAGCTCTTCGCAGAGTTGGCGGCTGTACGTCGCCTCCATCGACTCGTGCTCGTCGAGCAGCCGGTCGATGTGCCGCCACAGCTCGTCGTGCTGCAGATGCAGGAACCGGCTGTCGCCGTACTGCCGTCCCTTCAGGTAGCGCAGCGAGCGCTCCAGCTCCTTCGCGTTGCCGACATACCTGGTGACCAGCCCGGCACCGTCGGGAAGCCTCCGTACGTGCGGGAGGAGCACGTCCTCGACCGCCGCCAGATGCTGCGCCGCGATCGCGTAGAACCAGTCCGTCTGATGCCGGTGCTCCGGATGCGCCGCATCCGGATGATGAGCCGGCTCAGCCAACTCCCGAATCCGCGCATGTTCGTAACTGAGGGCCATTTCGAGCGTCGAAGCGGTCACAAAAACCACCTCCAGAGGGTTACTCCCCAGCCTCTCCCCATCCCCCCGTAACCGCAACCACCCCTAACCGCTCCGTAACCCCACCCCCGCCCCGGCACCCACACGGCACCCACCCCTGCACCACAACCCTCTGCCACTCCACCCACCACCCGCCCGCACCCGCACCTGCCCCCGAACCGCAGCGCGTGCACCCAGCCCACTGCCACTCCACCACCCGCACCCACCGCTGCATCACAACCTCCACCACTCCGCCACACCACCCGCCCGCATCCGCACCTGCCCTCCAACCGCAGCCGCGTGCACCTGAGCCCACTGCCACTCCACCACCCGCAGCCACCACCCGCAGCCACCACCCGCAGCCACCACCCGCAGCCACGACCCAAGGCCACCGCCACCCGCGGCCACGCCTGCACCCGACCGCAGCCGCGTGCACCCCAGCCCGCTGCCATCCGCATCACCCGCAGCCACCACCCGCAGCCACGACCCAAGGCCACCGCCACCCGCGGCCACGCCTGCACCCGACCGCAGCTGCGTGCACCTCAGCCCACTGCCAACCACCACCACGCGCGGGGCCGCCTCGCGGCCACCGCCACCCGTGGCCGCGCCTGCACCTCGCGCCTGCCCTTGGGCCCGTAGCGGAGTCTCCCCCCGCCGCGCCCGCAGGCGCCTGCATCTCCGACCGATGGCTGCGGTTGCACCGCCGCCTGCCAGTTGCACGTGCCGCGCGTGCATCCACGCAGCTCCGCGGGCCCGCGCGTGCGAACGCCCGCCGCGGTGGGCGGCGGGCGTTCGGGTGGGTGGGGGTGGGGTCAGGCGTCCGAGCTCTTCTTCCAGAGGTTGATGCCGGCTTCTACGGCGTCGGCGTCGATGGCCTCGAGTTCCTCCGGGGAGAACTTCAGGTTGCGGACCGTGGCGAGGTTGTCCTCGAGCTGGGCGACGCTGGAGGCGCCGATCAGTGCGCTGGTCACGCGGTCGTCGCGCAGGGTCCACGCGAGCGCGAGCTGCGCCACCGACTGACCGCGTTCCTTCGCGATCTCCGCCAGCGCGCGGACGTGCTTGAGGGTGTCCTCGGTCAGCGAGTCCGGGTCGAGCGACTTGCCCTGCGCCGCCCGCGAGTCCGACGGGATGCCGTCCAGGTACCGGTTAGTGAGCACACCCTGCGCGAGCGGCGAGAACGCGATCACGCCGACCCCGAGCTCACCGACCGCGTCGAGCAGGTCCTCCTCGATCCACCGGTTCAGCATCGAGTACGACGGCTGGTGGATGAGCAGCGGCGTACCGAGCTCCTGCAGGATCCGCGCCGCCTCCCGCGTCCGGTCCGCCGAGTACGACGAGATACCGGCGTACAAAGCCTTGCCCGAGCGGACCGCCGCGTCCAGCGCGCCCATCGTCTCCTCGAGCGGCGTGTCCGGGTCGAACCGGTGCGAGTAGAAGATGTCGACGTAGTCCAGGCCCATCCGGCTCAGCGACTGGTCCAGCGAAGCGAGCAGGTACTTCCGCGAGCCGCCGCCCTGACCGTACGGCCCCGGCCACATGTCGTACCCGGCCTTGGTCGACAGGATCAGCTCGTCGCGGTACTTCTTGAAGTCCCGCGCGTAGTGCGTCCCGAAGTTGGTCTCGGCCGACCCGTACGGCGGGCCGTAGTTGTTCGCCAGGTCGAAGTGCGTGACGCCGAGGTCGAACGCCCGCCGCAGGATGTCCCGCTGCGTCGCGAACGGCTTGTCGTCACCGAAGTTGTGCCACAACCCCAGCGAGATCGCCGGAAGCTGC contains the following coding sequences:
- the mgrA gene encoding L-glyceraldehyde 3-phosphate reductase, whose translation is MTDYVAAESRYDDQMSYRRTGRSGLQLPAISLGLWHNFGDDKPFATQRDILRRAFDLGVTHFDLANNYGPPYGSAETNFGTHYARDFKKYRDELILSTKAGYDMWPGPYGQGGGSRKYLLASLDQSLSRMGLDYVDIFYSHRFDPDTPLEETMGALDAAVRSGKALYAGISSYSADRTREAARILQELGTPLLIHQPSYSMLNRWIEEDLLDAVGELGVGVIAFSPLAQGVLTNRYLDGIPSDSRAAQGKSLDPDSLTEDTLKHVRALAEIAKERGQSVAQLALAWTLRDDRVTSALIGASSVAQLEDNLATVRNLKFSPEELEAIDADAVEAGINLWKKSSDA